TTAACAGCTCAAATATCTTTATTTCCATTATATTAGAAATTATATTACTCAAATCGGAAATTACCAAAATATTATTCCAATTGACCATAAATTCTTTTGACTTAATTGCCCCCTTTTGAATATTAAAAATGGCAGTTTCAATTTTTTTATCCTTCAGAATAGAACTCTCACCTAGATGCTGGTTTGGCATATCTTCTAATCCTATCCCAACACCTGACTCTGCTAAAATTTTGGCTATTATCTTAGTTGTAATATCACCCTGATCTATAATTGAAATAATTGGTATTGCTTTTGGAGTAAGTTCTTCTAAAATTTTTTGAGAAATATTCTTTATAATTTCCGAATCCAAACTATGATATCTTCTAAAATCAGGGATTGCTCTTATATCTATAATACCTTCTCCTTCTGCTAGAGGAGCAGAAATATTAAAAGATTTTAATTTTACCTCAGCAATATTTAGATCAACCATCCTCACTGCCTTAATAACAATTTTCTTAATGCTATCATTGACCTTATCAATAGATACCTTTTGATTTGAAATATTATTTTTCTCTTGATAATACTTATTAACAGTAATTAAATCATTATTTAGAACTAAAAAATTATACTCTATTCCTGTCCCCATCAAATTAAGATCACTTGCTAGAGGTAGTCCAAATTTTAATAAGATTTTCTTTAATAAAGATTTATTAGAAATAATATTAAGGGCTACAGGCGAAGTATTATCATTAATAACTCCATCACTTATCAATTTGCTATGCTTACCATAACCTAATTGAATTATATCCTTGTCTATCCTTATCACAGGAATATCTTCTTCACTGGCTATAGAAATTATTACTTCATTTAGTAAGCTATTGCTATTCATCTATTTTCCTCCCATTTTCATTTATCGCTATATTTTATCCAATTTGTGGTTTTTGATTCGATTATTCACTTAAAATAAATTTAATATATATCCAGACATGGATCAAAATTTAAATATGTCGTTATAGAAAGATAAAGCGACAGTTTCGGAGTTAGGCGTTAGGAGCTAGGACATAGAAAGATCTTACTAACTCCTATGACCTATCACCTAGCACCTAAAAGTGTCTCTTTACATCCATTAAGTCTTACTTCCAATTCAAATATCTGCATAATAATTTTTTATCTCAGATATTATTAACTCATCGATACAAATATTAATATATTATTAATAAGATCATGACATAAAGGAGGTAAATATATGGCTAAAATTTTAATTGTTCTAAATGAAAGAATGTTATATCTATATCAAAATAATAAGATTATCTCATCTTTCCCTGTAGCAATTGGAAAAGAAAGTACACCTACACCAACAGGTAATTTTTCCATTATTAATAAGACTAAAAATCCATATAATAAAGCACTAGGTAGTAGATGGATGCAATTCACCCATAAAATGCACGGAATCCATGGTACTAATAAACCTTGGTTAATTGGTCAAGCAGTTTCTCATGGTTGTGTCAGGATGTATAATAAAGATGCAGAGTTTGTTTATAAGCGAATTGACATTGGAACACCTGTTGAAATTAAATATAATCATAATAATTCTAGAGGATTTCTGTATTATACTGTCAAAAATGGAGATACTCTTTATAAGATTGCTAAAAATCATAATACAACTGTTAATAAATTACTAAAAATTAATAAACAGATTAAAAATAAAAACTCTATTTATCCTGGACAGCTAATTAAAATACCTGATTGATACTGTACTTCTGATGGATTAAAGAGTATAATTATGTATATAATAATAGTTGAGGTGATATATATGATTAAAAAACCTGAACTCTCTATTATCCCTTTGGGCGGTAGAGGGGAAATCGGAAATAATATGATGTTGATCGAATACAACAATGAAATTTTAATCTTAGATTGTGGTATTATGTTTCCAACAGAAGATATGCTTGGAATAGATCTAGTAATGCCAGATATATCTTATCTTATAAAGAACAAAGATAGAATAAAGGCAATGTTGATTAGCCATGGACATGAAGACCATATTGGAGCAATCCCTTACTTTTTACGAGAGATAAGTAATATCCCAATTTACGGCACAAAATTGACTATCGGAATGATCAAAAAGAAACTAGAAGAAAATCGTCTATTAAAAGAAGCTAAACTAAGAGAAATATCTGCCGGAGAAGAAATATCTTTAAATCCTTTCCAAATAAAATTTGTTAAAGTAAACCATAGTATTCCTGATGCAGTTGCCATGGGGATTAAAACTCCTTCAGGTACTATAGTCTATACCGGAGATTTTAAATTTGACCAAACTCCGATTAATGAAGAACCTACAGATTTTAATGGTTTAACTAAACTAGGAGAAGAAGGTGTGCTTGCCCTATTATCAGATAGTACTAATGCTGAACATAAAGGATATTCTATATCTGAAAGAGTTGTAGAAGAAAATATTAATGGGATCTTTGAGAAAGCTAAAGGGCGGATTATTGTAGCTACTTTCTCATCTCACTTAGATAGATTACAACAGATTATTAATGCAGCCTACAAAACTGGTCGTAAGATAGCAATCTCTGGCCGCAGTATGATTGCTAATACCAAAATTGCTAAAGAATTAGGTTACTTAAACTTTCCTGATGATATGTTAGTGGAAATTAGAAAAGCTAATAATCTTCCTGATCATAAAATTGTCTATATGATGACTGGTAGCCAAGGAGAAACAATGGCTTCTTTAACTAGAATTTCCCGAGGAGATCATAGACAAATTAACCTTCATAAAGGTGATACTGTTCTATTATCAGCAACTCCTATCCCAGGAAATGAAAGGTCTGTAGGCGAAACAATTAATAAACTCTTTGAAAAAGGAGCCAAAGTAATCTATGGAAGAGAGTTAGATGTACACGTATCTGGGCATGCTTATCAAGAAGAACTAAAGATGATGATTAATATGATTAAACCAAAATATTTTGTACCAGTACATGGTGAATATCGTCATCTTTATCACCATTCTACCTTAGCCCAAGAAGTAGGCATCCCAGAAGAGAATATCTTCATTGCTAAAAATGGTAGTAGATTAAATGTTAGCGAAGATAAAGCCTATTTTGCTTCTTCTATTTCAACTGGTAAAGTTTTAATTGATGGTACAGGTATTGGTGATGTAGGTAATATAGTACTAAGAGATCGTAGAATTCTATCAGAACATGGTATTATAATTGTAGTTGTTACAATTGAAAGTAAAACAGGAAAGGTATTAGCAGGTCCTGATATTATCTCTCGTGGCTTTGTTT
Above is a window of Orenia marismortui DSM 5156 DNA encoding:
- a CDS encoding L,D-transpeptidase family protein, translated to MAKILIVLNERMLYLYQNNKIISSFPVAIGKESTPTPTGNFSIINKTKNPYNKALGSRWMQFTHKMHGIHGTNKPWLIGQAVSHGCVRMYNKDAEFVYKRIDIGTPVEIKYNHNNSRGFLYYTVKNGDTLYKIAKNHNTTVNKLLKINKQIKNKNSIYPGQLIKIPD
- a CDS encoding ribonuclease J encodes the protein MIKKPELSIIPLGGRGEIGNNMMLIEYNNEILILDCGIMFPTEDMLGIDLVMPDISYLIKNKDRIKAMLISHGHEDHIGAIPYFLREISNIPIYGTKLTIGMIKKKLEENRLLKEAKLREISAGEEISLNPFQIKFVKVNHSIPDAVAMGIKTPSGTIVYTGDFKFDQTPINEEPTDFNGLTKLGEEGVLALLSDSTNAEHKGYSISERVVEENINGIFEKAKGRIIVATFSSHLDRLQQIINAAYKTGRKIAISGRSMIANTKIAKELGYLNFPDDMLVEIRKANNLPDHKIVYMMTGSQGETMASLTRISRGDHRQINLHKGDTVLLSATPIPGNERSVGETINKLFEKGAKVIYGRELDVHVSGHAYQEELKMMINMIKPKYFVPVHGEYRHLYHHSTLAQEVGIPEENIFIAKNGSRLNVSEDKAYFASSISTGKVLIDGTGIGDVGNIVLRDRRILSEHGIIIVVVTIESKTGKVLAGPDIISRGFVYMKESQELIEEAKSRLTKALDECQEKNITDWSTLKTKIKDPLRDFIYNETRRNPMIMPIIMEVPNK